In a genomic window of Mastomys coucha isolate ucsf_1 unplaced genomic scaffold, UCSF_Mcou_1 pScaffold17, whole genome shotgun sequence:
- the Ndufb5 gene encoding NADH dehydrogenase [ubiquinone] 1 beta subcomplex subunit 5, mitochondrial has protein sequence MAAMSLLQRASVAALTALSCRRAGTRLGVGSFLARSFPKTVAPVRHSGDHGKRLFVVRPSLYYDARFLRLMKFYLLLTGIPVAIGITLVNIFIGEAELAEIPEGYIPEHWEYYKHPISRWIARNFFDGPEKNYEKTLAILQIESEKADLRLKEQEVRRLMRARGDGPWYQYPTPEKEFIDHSPKATPDN, from the exons ATGGCGGCCATGAGCCTGCTGCAGCGGGCTTCGGTCGCCGCGCTGACAGCGCTGTCTTGCCGCCGCGCTGGCACTAGACTCGGAGTCGGAAGTTTCCTCGCACGGAGCTTTCCGAAGACTGTCG CTCCTGTGAGGCACAGTGGGGACCATGGCAAGAGACTATTTGTCGTCAGGCCTTCCTTATACTATGACGCTCGCTTCTTGAGATTAATG AAATTCTACCTTCTGTTGACTGGGATCCCAGTTGCCATTGGCATAACACTGGTGAACATATTTATTG GTGAAGCCGAGCTTGCAGAAATCCCAGAGGGCTACATCCCGGAACACTGGGAGTACTACAAG CATCCAATATCAAGGTGGATTGCCCGGAATTTCTTTGACGGACCTGAGAAGAACTATGAAAAAACCCTGGCTATCCTCCAGATTGAATCTGAAAAGGCCGACTTACG GTTAAAGGAGCAGGAAGTTCGAAGACTGATGCGTGCCCGGGGTGATGGACCCTGGTATCAATATCCAACCCCTGAAAAGGAGTTCATTGATCATTCTCCAAAAGCAACTCCTGACAACTGA